One window of Elaeis guineensis isolate ETL-2024a chromosome 11, EG11, whole genome shotgun sequence genomic DNA carries:
- the LOC105061111 gene encoding subtilisin-like protease 4, translating into MAKPNQIPFFLLAILFMFDPSILFSHGQLLPIVDEPRDSTTSKVPIYIVHVVKPDGTDLLSAEEQENWYKSFLPSTHLETGEPRLVYSYTHVMSGFAARLTPEEVRAMEDMDGFVHAYPDQQFELFTTYTPSLLGLNGWQSLWGNSSYGEGVIVGVIDSGIHPTHPSFQDNGMPAPPLKWRGRCYFRQGICNNKLIGAMGFNGGANPLPLDDIGHGTHVASTVAGSLVANANVLGQASGNAVGIAPRAHIAVYKVLFNNVGSQSDILAGINQAIADGVDVLQMSLGLVSLQLHAAGVNLGSFAAIQRGIVPCAAAGNSGPQESVIANDAPWVLTVGASTTDRRIRATVKLGDGTELNGESAYQPSGLLNQMRIVHPGASGIQDYRECRTLNGLNVRGMIVLCWGKAIGGNVAMGQVVKAAGGAAMIVVNDQLQALTTTAETHVLPAVHVDSRSTQRILNYIGSTPTPTATIEFKGTLFGVHRNPAVATFSSRGPSLVNHGIIKPDIVAPGVSILAAWPNANTFNFLSGTSMATPHVSGIVSLLKKIHPQWTPAAIKSAIMTTAYTLDFDGNFITDQYPDTNPASTYYAMGAGHINPSAAADPGLVYDIDESEYIAYLCGTGFSDAQVTMIAQRRINCFTHFQLTAEQLNYPSISLTLGSGGTKIISRTVTNVGEANSVYSVQINEPSGAAVDVSPNQLFFSNVGEKQSYRIRFRARNPSPARGQFRQGQLSWVSNNHAVRSPILVTFA; encoded by the coding sequence ATGGCCAAGCCTAATCAGATCCCCTTCTTCCTCCTGGCCATCCTCTTCATGTTTGACCCCTCTATTCTCTTCAGCCACGGCCAGCTCTTGCCCATAGTGGATGAGCCGAGAGACAGCACTACTAGCAAGGTTCCAATCTACATTGTCCATGTAGTAAAGCCCGATGGCACCGACCTCCTCTCTGCGGAAGAGCAGGAAAACTGGtacaagtccttcctcccctccaCCCACCTCGAAACTGGCGAGCCGCGGTTGGTCTACTCCTACACCCACGTCATGAGTGGATTCGCCGCGAGGCTAACCCCTGAGGAAGTCCGTGCCATGGAAGACATGGACGGGTTCGTGCACGCATACCCCGACCAGCAGTTCGAGCTGTTCACGACGTACACGCCGAGCTTGCTGGGTCTAAATGGGTGGCAGAGCCTCTGGGGGAACTCCAGTTACGGCGAAGGCGTGATCGTCGGGGTGATCGACTCCGGGATTCACCCCACCCACCCTTCGTTCCAAGACAACGGAATGCCAGCCCCGCCGCTAAAGTGGAGGGGTAGGTGTTATTTTCGCCAAGGGATCTGCAACAATAAGCTCATCGGGGCCATGGGATTTAACGGAGGAGCCAACCCCTTGCCGTTGGATGACATCGGGCATGGCACCCATGTCGCGAGCACGGTGGCAGGGAGCTTGGTCGCCAATGCCAATGTCCTCGGCCAAGCCTCGGGCAATGCGGTGGGCATTGCACCACGAGCTCACATAGCCGTTTACAAGGTGTTGTTCAATAATGTTGGCTCGCAGAGTGATATCCTTGCCGGCATAAACCAAGCCATCGCCGATGGCGTCGATGTGCTGCAAATGTCCCTGGGCTTAGTTTCTCTCCAGCTCCATGCAGCAGGTGTCAACCTGGGCTCTTTTGCAGCAATCCAGCGTGGAATAGTCCCTTGCGCTGCTGCCGGTAACTCGGGCCCGCAGGAGAGCGTCATCGCCAACGATGCCCCCTGGGTCCTGACCGTCGGGGCGAGCACAACGGATCGAAGAATCCGAGCCACGGTGAAGCTTGGGGATGGCACGGAATTGAATGGCGAATCTGCTTACCAACCAAGTGGGCTCCTCAACCAAATGCGAATTGTGCATCCGGGAGCCAGTGGCATTCAGGACTACAGGGAGTGCAGAACACTGAATGGGCTCAACGTCAGAGGTATGATTGTCTTGTGTTGGGGAAAAGCAATTGGGGGAAACGTTGCCATGGGCCAGGTAGTTAAAGCTGCCGGAGGAGCCGCCATGATCGTTGTGAACGATCAGCTCCAAGCGCTCACCACCACAGCAGAAACCCATGTCCTTCCGGCTGTCCACGTGGACTCTCGCAGCACTCAGAGGATTCTAAATTACATTGGTTCAACACCCACACCAACCGCAACCATTGAATTCAAAGGAACGCTCTTCGGAGTCCACCGGAATCCGGCTGTTGCCACCTTCTCCTCGAGAGGCCCGAGCTTGGTGAACCACGGCATTATCAAACCAGATATCGTCGCACCAGGGGTGAGTATTCTTGCTGCATGGCCCAACGCCAACACTTTCAATTTTCTCAGTGGCACATCCATGGCAACACCGCATGTCTCCGGGATTGTTTCTTTACTCAAGAAGATCCATCCACAATGGACACCAGCTGCGATCAAGTCAGCGATCATGACGACGGCATACACACTAGATTTTGATGGGAATTTTATCACTGACCAATACCCTGATACTAACCCTGCTAGCACTTACTACGCTATGGGTGCTGGGCATATTAATCCTTCAGCGGCAGCAGATCCAGGCCTTGTTTACGACATCGATGAAAGCGAGTATATCGCGTATCTTTGTGGCACAGGATTTTCAGATGCACAAGTCACCATGATCGCCCAGCGTCGCATCAATTGTTTTACTCACTTCCAATTGACTGCAGAGCAACTGAACTACCCCTCTATCTCGCTGACTCTAGGATCCGGTGGAACAAAGATCATTAGCAGGACGGTGACGAATGTAGGAGAGGCCAACTCGGTTTACTCGGTGCAGATTAATGAGCCTAGTGGTGCAGCAGTCGATGTTTCTCCTAATCAGTTGTTTTTCTCTAATGTGGGTGAGAAGCAGAGCTATCGTATCCGGTTTAGAGCCAGAAACCCCTCTCCAGCACGTGGTCAGTTCCGGCAAGGACAGCTTTCATGGGTTTCGAACAACCACGCTGTGAGAAGTCCCATCTTAGTCACCTTCGCATGA